The nucleotide sequence CCCGACCGAGATCAGGTCCACGCCGCTCTCCGCCGCCGCTCGCACCGTGTCGAGGTTGATCCCGCCCGAGGCCTCCAGCAGCGCCCGCCCGCGGTTCAGCTCGACGGCCTGCCCCATCAGCTCCGCAGGCATGTTGTCCAGCAGCAGCAGCTGCGCCCCTGCGTCGAGCGCCTCCTCGGCCTCCTCCAGCGTCGTGACCTCAACCTCGACCTTGATCGTGTGCGAGGCCCGCGCGTGCGCCATCCGCACCATGTCGCCCAGCGAGACACCCTGCAGCTTCAGCGCCGCGATGTGGTTGTCCTTGATGAGCACCCCATCGCCGAGGTTCTGCCGGTGGTTGTGCCCGCCGCCGCACCGCACTGCGTACTTCTCCAGCGACCGCAGCCCCGGTATCGTCTTGCGCGTGTCGATGAGCGAGGCGCCGGTGCCCTTGACCGCCTCCACGTAGGTCGCCGTCAGCGTCGCGACGCCGCTCAGGTGCTGCATGAAGTTGATCGCCGTCCGCTCCGCCATGAGCAAGCTCGCCGCCGATCCCCCGGCCCGCAGCGCGACGCTCCCCCGCTCCATGGCGTCGCCGTCCCGCAACACCGGCTCCACCTGCAGCGACGGGTCGACGCGGCGGAACACCGCCGCCGCGACCTCCACGCCGCACAGCACGCCCGGCTGCTTGGCAAACAACGTCGCCGAGGCCTGCAGCTCCGGCGGCACCAGCGCCGCCGTCGTAGCGTCGCCGATGCCCAGGTCCTCTTGCAGGGCCCTGTCGATCAGGTCGTGGATCTCCGGCGTCAGCAGCATGGCGCGCTACACCGTGAACTTCATCAGGTCTTCGCCGAACGTGAACGGGTTGCCGTAGTTCGCGCAGATGACCTCGCGCGACCACGCCTCGTCGACGTCCCCCATGTGCGTCGCGACCAGGTGCGGCACGCCCGACTTCTCCGCCACCTCCGCCAGCCCATGCGGGCACGTGTGCGAGTTCGCAATCCGTCGCGCGAACTCCGTCAGCGACTCCCGGTCCACCTCGTGGTAGTCACGGCCGTCCGGCGCCGGCCCGCCCCGGTGCGGCTGCGTCTGCATCAGCTCGTGCACCAGCATGTTCGCTGTCGCCGATGCCTCGATGATGGCGTCGCTCACCGCCGTGTCGCCAGAGATGACCAGCTTGCTCCGGTCCTCCTCGAACGCGAACCCCAGCGCCGGCTTCACGTACCCGTGCTCCACCTCGAGCGCCGTCGCGCGCCACCCGTCCCCCTCGAAGGTGTCCCCGTGGTCAACCTCAATGACTTGCACGTTCATGACGTCCGCCCCCACCCGGTCGTGCAGCCGCCGGATGCGGATGTCCTCCTCGAATGCGTGGATCAGCCTGTCGACAAAGTCCTTCGTCCGCGCCGGCCCAATGATCATGTAGGGCTTCTTCCTGTACCGGATCCAGCCCGTAATCAGCACGTGCATCAGGTCGACCGTGTGGTCCGAGTGCATGTGGGTCAGAAAGATGTAGTCCAGGTCCGTCATGTCCTGCCCAATCTGCACCATCCGCCGCACGCACCCGTTGCCCGTGTCCACCAGCACGGTATTGCCGCCGATGCGAAGGTGGTTCGCGGGTCCCCAGCGGTTGGGGTCGGGCATCGGCGTGCCCGTGCCAAGCAGGGTTAGTTCCATCGAACGCCTCCTGAGTTAGTCGGCCTGCTTCATGAACACCGTGTGGCGCAGCCACGCCTCCGATGTCTCCGGGAAGTCCGTCCGAAAATGCGCGCCGCGGCTCTCCTGCCGCACCAGCGCCGATTCTGCCATCAGTCTACCCAGCGTCACCATGTTGGCAAGCTCCCGGTCGCCCCGGTCGCCGCCCTCCGGCGCCGACGTCTCCCACGCCGAGAACACCCCCGCGGCCTCCTCCAACCCCTCGCGCGA is from Chloroflexota bacterium and encodes:
- the nadC gene encoding carboxylating nicotinate-nucleotide diphosphorylase; protein product: MLLTPEIHDLIDRALQEDLGIGDATTAALVPPELQASATLFAKQPGVLCGVEVAAAVFRRVDPSLQVEPVLRDGDAMERGSVALRAGGSAASLLMAERTAINFMQHLSGVATLTATYVEAVKGTGASLIDTRKTIPGLRSLEKYAVRCGGGHNHRQNLGDGVLIKDNHIAALKLQGVSLGDMVRMAHARASHTIKVEVEVTTLEEAEEALDAGAQLLLLDNMPAELMGQAVELNRGRALLEASGGINLDTVRAAAESGVDLISVGALTHSAPALDISMDVSYLG
- a CDS encoding MBL fold metallo-hydrolase, whose translation is MELTLLGTGTPMPDPNRWGPANHLRIGGNTVLVDTGNGCVRRMVQIGQDMTDLDYIFLTHMHSDHTVDLMHVLITGWIRYRKKPYMIIGPARTKDFVDRLIHAFEEDIRIRRLHDRVGADVMNVQVIEVDHGDTFEGDGWRATALEVEHGYVKPALGFAFEEDRSKLVISGDTAVSDAIIEASATANMLVHELMQTQPHRGGPAPDGRDYHEVDRESLTEFARRIANSHTCPHGLAEVAEKSGVPHLVATHMGDVDEAWSREVICANYGNPFTFGEDLMKFTV